A DNA window from Bacteroidota bacterium contains the following coding sequences:
- the eno gene encoding phosphopyruvate hydratase, with the protein MGYISSIKARQILDSRGNPTIEVDVITDAGGYGRAAVPSGASTGKHEAMELRDGDKGRYLGKEVSKAVGHVNGTISEEIMGMDIFSQTQIDRMMIELDGTSNKSNLGANAILGVSLAVAHAAANELSLPLYRYVGGVNANLLPIPMMNILNGGSHADNSIDIQEFMIMPVGANSFSEALRMGTEVFHHLKAVLKKQGLSTNVGDEGGFAPNLKSNEEAIKVVLQAIEAAGYRPGEDIYIALDAAASEFYNAEEKVYHLKKSTGDKLSSAQMVDFWKDWTKKYPIISIEDGLDEDDWDGWKLLTEKLGNKIQLVGDDLFVTNTSKLAEGINKGVANSILVKVNQIGTLTETVNAVQLAQTNSYTSVMSHRSGETEDVTIADLAVALSTGQIKTGSASRSDRIAKYNQLLRIEEYLGGSARYTGKDFKYCKKADKISSFTGIPII; encoded by the coding sequence ATGGGATATATTTCTTCAATAAAAGCAAGACAGATTTTAGATTCTAGAGGGAATCCAACAATTGAAGTTGATGTAATAACTGATGCAGGCGGATATGGAAGAGCTGCTGTGCCTTCAGGAGCATCTACAGGGAAACACGAAGCAATGGAGTTGAGAGATGGCGATAAGGGAAGATATCTTGGAAAAGAAGTTTCAAAAGCAGTTGGCCATGTAAATGGTACCATCAGCGAAGAAATAATGGGTATGGATATTTTCAGCCAAACTCAAATTGACAGGATGATGATCGAACTGGATGGCACATCCAACAAATCCAATCTGGGTGCAAATGCTATTTTGGGAGTATCTCTGGCAGTAGCACATGCAGCAGCGAATGAACTTAGCTTACCTCTATACAGGTATGTAGGAGGTGTTAATGCCAATTTATTACCTATTCCAATGATGAATATTCTTAATGGAGGTTCTCATGCAGATAATAGTATTGATATTCAGGAATTCATGATTATGCCAGTTGGCGCGAATTCTTTTAGTGAGGCGCTAAGAATGGGAACTGAAGTGTTTCATCATCTTAAAGCAGTTTTAAAAAAACAAGGGCTTTCAACTAATGTGGGAGACGAAGGTGGATTTGCACCTAATTTAAAATCTAATGAAGAAGCCATAAAAGTTGTTTTACAGGCAATAGAAGCTGCAGGATACAGACCAGGAGAGGATATTTATATTGCTCTTGATGCTGCAGCATCTGAATTTTATAATGCAGAAGAAAAAGTTTATCATCTTAAAAAATCAACAGGAGACAAACTAAGTTCTGCACAAATGGTGGATTTTTGGAAGGACTGGACTAAAAAATATCCGATTATTTCTATTGAGGACGGCCTTGATGAGGATGATTGGGATGGTTGGAAACTTTTGACAGAAAAATTAGGGAATAAAATTCAACTGGTAGGTGATGATTTGTTTGTTACAAACACCTCTAAATTAGCTGAAGGAATTAATAAGGGTGTGGCTAATTCCATCCTGGTTAAAGTTAACCAGATAGGAACATTGACGGAAACAGTAAATGCGGTACAATTGGCACAAACAAATTCTTATACCTCAGTGATGAGTCATCGTTCTGGCGAAACTGAAGATGTTACCATTGCTGATCTGGCCGTTGCACTAAGTACTGGACAAATAAAAACAGGATCGGCATCGCGTTCAGACAGGATCGCAAAATACAACCAGTTGCTTAGAATTGAAGAATATCTTGGTGGAAGCGCCAGGTATACAGGAAAGGATTTTAAATATTGTAAAAAAGCAGATAAAATAAGCTCATTTACTGGAATTCCAATAATTTAA
- the rlmB gene encoding 23S rRNA (guanosine(2251)-2'-O)-methyltransferase RlmB: MNYRNQEEKSQLIFGIRPIIEAVNSGKEIEKVLIQPGLKGDNFGDLKHLLNKKNIPVQYVPQEKLNRVTSKNHQGVIAYVAPIVFGDIENIIPEVYEKGKQPFVLILDRITDVRNFGAIVRTAECAGVDAIVIPSKGSAQINADALKTSAGALFKMPVCRVENLKAIIDFLKDSGLDIIACTEKTDQLFDTVNYTKPLAIIMGSEEDGISPEYLKRADYKTKIPLLGSIGSLNVSVAAGVILFEAVRQRLKAV; encoded by the coding sequence ATGAACTACAGGAATCAGGAAGAAAAAAGCCAATTAATTTTTGGAATAAGGCCTATAATTGAGGCAGTTAACTCAGGAAAAGAAATAGAAAAAGTGTTAATCCAACCGGGGTTAAAAGGCGATAATTTTGGCGACCTCAAACACCTTTTAAATAAAAAAAACATTCCCGTTCAATATGTTCCTCAAGAAAAACTTAATAGGGTTACTTCTAAAAATCATCAAGGAGTAATTGCATACGTTGCTCCAATTGTTTTTGGTGATATTGAAAATATTATTCCTGAAGTATATGAAAAAGGAAAGCAACCTTTTGTTTTAATCCTTGATAGAATTACTGATGTAAGGAATTTTGGTGCAATTGTACGAACTGCAGAATGCGCAGGAGTGGATGCCATCGTTATTCCCTCAAAAGGTTCTGCACAAATCAATGCTGATGCTTTAAAAACTTCCGCAGGAGCACTATTTAAAATGCCTGTGTGCAGGGTGGAAAATCTTAAAGCGATAATTGATTTTTTAAAAGATAGTGGATTAGATATTATTGCTTGTACAGAAAAAACGGATCAATTGTTTGACACTGTAAATTACACCAAACCTCTTGCAATAATTATGGGATCAGAAGAAGATGGAATATCTCCTGAATACCTGAAAAGAGCTGATTACAAGACTAAAATCCCATTGCTGGGATCAATTGGATCACTAAATGTTTCTGTGGCAGCTGGAGTAATTCTTTTTGAAGCAGTAAGACAAAGGCTTAAAGCAGTTTAG
- a CDS encoding UbiD family decarboxylase has translation MNYKSLNQCLSDLEKHGHLIRIKELVDPELEMAAIHLRVHEAAGPAILYENIKGCKFKAVSNLFGSLDRSRFIFRNSLQTVKKLIELKNDPILALKNPFKYAGTGISAINALPLKTRNNPVLFKEITIKELPLIKCWPMDGGAFITLPQVYTEDIEKPGVMNSNLGMYRIQLNGNDYVANKEIGLHYQLHRGIGVHQTKANKKGEPLKTSIFVGGPPAHSLSAVMPLPEALSELTFAGVMGNRRFRYSYKDGYCISSDADFVITGDVYPGENKPEGPFGDHLGYYSLEHNFPLMKVKAVYHRKDAIWPFTVVGRPPQEDTSFGALIHEITGPLIPKEIPGLIEVNAVDAAGVHPLLLAIGSERYTPYIEIRKPQEILTIANHILGFGQMSLAKYLIIVAGEDNPSLKTHDIKSFFSHVLERVDWKRDLHFYTKTSIDTLDYSGTGLNSGSKVVIAAAGEKKRELATELPHDFILPNDLKACIIIMPGVIAISGPNYKGVNETLAFVERISGWFKNVLPDFDQKFPLIILCDDSRFTSATLNNFLWVTFTRSNPSHDIYGVDSFTQHKHWGCTGSLIIDARSKPHHAPPLYSDPSIEKKVDALGEKGASLFGII, from the coding sequence ATGAATTACAAAAGCCTGAATCAATGTCTTTCAGATCTTGAAAAACATGGTCACCTAATAAGAATAAAGGAACTGGTTGACCCTGAACTTGAAATGGCAGCTATACATTTAAGAGTGCATGAGGCTGCAGGACCAGCCATCCTTTATGAAAATATTAAGGGATGTAAATTCAAAGCAGTTTCAAACCTTTTTGGCTCATTGGATAGAAGCAGGTTTATTTTTCGAAATTCATTGCAAACTGTAAAAAAGTTAATTGAACTAAAAAACGATCCTATACTTGCTCTTAAAAACCCCTTTAAATATGCTGGAACTGGAATTTCTGCGATTAACGCTCTACCCTTAAAAACAAGGAACAATCCTGTTTTATTTAAAGAAATTACAATAAAAGAATTGCCGCTGATTAAATGTTGGCCAATGGATGGTGGAGCTTTTATCACTCTGCCCCAAGTATATACTGAAGATATTGAAAAACCTGGTGTAATGAATTCAAACCTTGGCATGTATCGTATTCAGTTAAATGGAAATGATTATGTAGCAAATAAGGAAATTGGATTGCATTACCAATTACACAGGGGAATTGGAGTACACCAAACAAAAGCAAACAAAAAAGGAGAACCATTAAAAACAAGCATCTTTGTTGGTGGGCCTCCTGCTCATAGCTTAAGTGCGGTAATGCCTCTTCCCGAAGCACTCTCAGAGCTTACATTCGCAGGAGTAATGGGCAATAGAAGGTTCCGTTATTCATATAAGGATGGTTATTGCATTTCTTCAGATGCAGACTTTGTAATTACAGGAGATGTATATCCTGGAGAAAACAAGCCAGAAGGCCCTTTTGGAGACCATTTGGGTTATTATAGCCTAGAACACAACTTTCCATTAATGAAAGTAAAAGCAGTTTATCACCGTAAAGATGCAATTTGGCCATTTACAGTGGTTGGAAGACCTCCACAGGAGGATACAAGTTTTGGAGCCCTTATTCATGAGATAACAGGACCTTTGATTCCCAAAGAAATACCAGGATTGATCGAAGTAAATGCCGTGGATGCTGCTGGTGTACATCCGCTTTTACTAGCAATAGGAAGTGAAAGATACACTCCATATATTGAAATAAGAAAACCCCAGGAAATTTTAACTATTGCGAATCATATTCTTGGTTTTGGGCAGATGTCCCTTGCTAAATATTTAATTATAGTTGCTGGAGAAGATAATCCAAGCTTAAAAACACATGATATTAAAAGCTTTTTCAGCCATGTTTTAGAACGTGTTGATTGGAAAAGGGATCTGCATTTTTATACTAAAACCAGCATTGATACTCTTGATTACAGTGGTACAGGTTTAAATTCAGGATCAAAAGTGGTTATTGCTGCTGCTGGAGAAAAAAAGAGAGAACTGGCAACAGAACTTCCTCATGATTTTATATTGCCAAATGATTTAAAAGCATGCATTATTATTATGCCAGGGGTAATTGCCATTTCTGGTCCAAATTACAAGGGTGTAAACGAAACTTTAGCTTTTGTAGAGAGAATAAGCGGTTGGTTTAAAAATGTTCTTCCAGATTTTGATCAAAAATTCCCCCTAATAATACTTTGCGATGACAGTAGATTTACCTCTGCAACATTAAACAATTTTTTATGGGTCACCTTTACCAGAAGCAACCCTTCGCATGATATTTATGGAGTGGACAGCTTCACTCAACACAAGCACTGGGGCTGCACAGGTTCTTTAATAATTGATGCACGGTCAAAACCACATCACGCTCCTCCCCTATATTCAGATCCATCCATTGAGAAAAAAGTAGATGCATTAGGTGAAAAAGGAGCTAGTTTATTCGGTATAATTTAA
- the carA gene encoding glutamine-hydrolyzing carbamoyl-phosphate synthase small subunit, whose translation MKFTEKVPAVLVLEDGKIFHGKSAGKIGTTTGEICFNTGMTGYQEIFTDPSYFGQIIIMTNVHIGNYGVLDDEAESGSIKIAGMVCKIFNEGYSRVRAEKSLQNYFVEGNVVGISDIDTRALVRYIRNKGTMNAIISSEETDIEILKNKLSQVPSMKGLELSSKVTTKEPYNWGSQEGKYKVAVLDLGVKYNSLRNLEERGCTIKVFPMSTSVEEMLAWSPDGFLISNGPGDPEVMPDTVQKVVEIVKKDYPLFGICLGHQILAWASGLSTFKMHNGHRGINHPIKNTITGKGEITSQNHGFCVSKEDAENSDQVELTHYHLNDGTLAGFRVKNKRAFSVQYHPEAGPGPLDSRYLFDMFIDQMLEFKAAKKLESEVL comes from the coding sequence ATGAAATTTACTGAAAAAGTCCCTGCAGTTTTAGTTTTAGAAGATGGAAAAATATTCCATGGTAAGTCAGCTGGAAAAATAGGAACTACTACTGGTGAGATCTGCTTTAATACAGGAATGACCGGATACCAGGAAATATTTACAGATCCTTCTTATTTTGGTCAGATAATTATTATGACCAATGTCCATATAGGAAATTATGGAGTTTTGGATGATGAGGCTGAATCAGGGTCTATTAAAATTGCAGGAATGGTTTGTAAAATTTTTAATGAAGGATATTCACGAGTAAGAGCCGAAAAATCATTGCAGAATTATTTTGTTGAGGGCAATGTTGTTGGTATATCAGATATTGATACTCGTGCATTAGTAAGATACATAAGAAATAAAGGTACCATGAATGCTATTATTTCTTCTGAAGAAACGGATATTGAAATATTAAAAAACAAATTATCTCAAGTTCCATCCATGAAGGGGCTAGAGTTATCATCTAAAGTTACAACCAAGGAGCCATATAATTGGGGAAGCCAGGAAGGGAAATATAAAGTTGCGGTACTTGATCTTGGGGTTAAATATAACAGTTTGAGGAATCTTGAAGAAAGAGGATGCACTATTAAAGTTTTTCCAATGAGCACTTCAGTTGAAGAAATGTTAGCCTGGAGCCCAGATGGTTTTTTAATTTCCAATGGCCCTGGTGATCCAGAAGTAATGCCTGATACTGTTCAAAAGGTTGTAGAAATTGTTAAAAAAGATTATCCATTATTTGGAATTTGCCTTGGTCATCAAATATTAGCATGGGCAAGCGGACTTTCAACTTTTAAAATGCACAATGGGCATAGGGGAATAAATCATCCTATAAAAAATACAATTACTGGTAAAGGTGAAATTACATCTCAAAATCATGGGTTTTGTGTTAGCAAAGAGGATGCAGAGAATAGCGATCAAGTTGAATTAACTCATTATCATTTAAATGATGGAACCCTTGCTGGATTTAGAGTAAAAAACAAAAGGGCTTTTTCTGTTCAATACCATCCTGAAGCAGGCCCAGGACCATTAGATTCCAGGTATCTTTTTGATATGTTCATTGATCAAATGTTGGAATTTAAAGCTGCTAAAAAACTAGAATCAGAAGTACTTTAA
- a CDS encoding BamA/TamA family outer membrane protein, translating into MFKAFYLTLFFCALFSSATAQHAFDLKIELSDSILNEKSLRKLINAKHKISSGAERNKKIQNLLLAFYEKGYLAATIDSLVHDSLYSTCYITAGPTYKWARLSPGNVNEGMLSIAGFREKVYFNKQLHFNEVENLSRKLLEWSENNGFPFASFKLDSLKFSSSNTIEASLNLQKNKEIRIDSIVIRGNAKINPVYFYNYIGIKPGDLYDESKVKKLTARIKELPFLKETRSFEISFSESVSKLVFFLDHNQASQFDGVLGVLPNNDIPGKILLTGDLQLKLLNSFGSGELIDLNWRKLQDETQDLKAQFTYPFVFSTPFGIDAKLDLYKKDTTFLNVNSIIGIQYILSGGNYFKVFMNTKNSIILSDYGLEFLSQLPQYADVKTILYGIGYKNEHLDYRLNPRKGHRFILNGAAGNRKILKNPKIKEELYENLALKTVQYDLNLAIDYFIPLSKRSTLKLSNSSSYLISPSAFENELYRIGGLKTLRGFDEESILASSFSMFTVEARYLLEQNSYAHVFWNGAWYENNTMNKFVTDTPWGFGAGMSFETKAGIFSLNYALGKQFNQNFQLRTGKIHFGIVNYF; encoded by the coding sequence TTGTTCAAAGCATTCTATCTGACATTGTTTTTTTGCGCGCTTTTTAGCTCCGCAACTGCACAACATGCTTTTGATTTAAAAATTGAATTATCCGATTCCATATTAAATGAAAAATCTTTGCGAAAATTAATTAACGCAAAGCATAAAATCTCTAGTGGAGCAGAAAGGAACAAAAAAATTCAAAACCTGCTTTTGGCTTTTTATGAAAAAGGATATTTAGCGGCCACAATAGATAGTCTGGTTCATGACAGTCTTTATTCAACCTGTTATATAACTGCTGGCCCTACATACAAATGGGCAAGATTATCTCCTGGAAATGTTAATGAAGGTATGTTGAGCATCGCAGGATTTAGAGAGAAGGTATATTTTAACAAACAATTGCATTTCAATGAGGTGGAAAATCTATCACGCAAACTTTTAGAATGGTCTGAAAACAATGGTTTTCCTTTTGCATCTTTTAAGCTGGATTCTTTGAAATTTTCATCCTCAAATACAATTGAGGCATCATTAAATTTGCAAAAAAACAAGGAAATACGAATCGATAGTATTGTTATTAGAGGCAATGCAAAAATAAATCCTGTTTATTTCTATAATTACATTGGAATTAAACCTGGCGACCTTTATGATGAATCAAAGGTAAAAAAATTAACAGCCAGAATAAAAGAGCTACCATTTTTAAAGGAAACCAGGAGCTTTGAAATAAGTTTTTCAGAATCTGTATCAAAACTTGTTTTTTTTCTTGATCATAACCAGGCAAGTCAGTTTGATGGTGTATTGGGTGTATTACCCAACAATGATATTCCGGGCAAGATATTACTTACAGGTGATTTACAACTAAAGTTACTAAATTCATTTGGAAGTGGTGAATTAATTGATTTGAACTGGCGAAAACTTCAGGATGAAACACAAGATTTAAAAGCTCAGTTTACCTATCCCTTTGTTTTTTCAACTCCCTTTGGAATTGATGCAAAACTTGATCTATATAAAAAGGATACTACCTTTTTAAATGTTAACTCAATTATAGGGATTCAATATATTTTGAGTGGAGGCAATTATTTTAAAGTTTTTATGAATACAAAAAATTCAATCATCTTATCAGATTATGGTTTGGAATTTCTTTCTCAACTCCCCCAATATGCAGATGTAAAAACCATATTGTATGGCATTGGATATAAAAATGAACACCTTGACTATAGGCTGAACCCAAGGAAGGGCCATCGATTTATACTAAATGGAGCTGCGGGAAACAGGAAGATTTTGAAAAATCCAAAAATCAAAGAAGAGCTTTATGAAAACCTGGCATTAAAAACGGTTCAATATGATCTTAATCTTGCAATTGATTATTTTATACCACTTTCAAAAAGAAGCACATTAAAATTAAGTAATTCTTCATCTTACCTAATTAGCCCTTCAGCATTCGAAAATGAATTATACAGAATAGGCGGATTAAAAACACTCAGGGGCTTTGATGAGGAATCTATTTTGGCATCTTCTTTTTCCATGTTTACAGTAGAAGCGCGTTATTTGCTTGAACAAAACTCCTACGCCCATGTTTTTTGGAACGGTGCCTGGTATGAAAATAATACAATGAACAAATTTGTTACTGATACTCCCTGGGGATTCGGAGCTGGAATGAGTTTTGAAACAAAAGCAGGAATTTTCTCCCTTAACTATGCACTTGGAAAACAATTTAATCAGAATTTTCAACTTCGAACAGGAAAAATTCATTTTGGGATTGTCAATTATTTTTAA
- a CDS encoding GWxTD domain-containing protein: protein MIQKSHLIKFDKYLIIIFALIGILFSCETNKRISNQNVAFLYKREAASFNPEFSVLHINDSVSELHFKISSNQVLYARTAPGAPFSANVTLSYRIFDDYEARLTYDTNSVNIKDVANEDQLRDLISTIKFKALKGFDYIMEITVTDINRSKTKKTYITIEKNNLNNRQNFLMNSPETGSPIFKNHINSNSVKIKYGFPATTAFVRYYKRDFEIAPPPFVTLNHQSFHYKADSIFELPVNENNILIENFKSKGFYHIQIDSAINKDGFTLYHFNGNFPEIKNTEDMINPLRYITSKQEFEGLVNAENKKEALDKFWLDLAGNPERARELISIFYNRVQDANLHFTSYIEGWKTDRGMIYLIFGPPNVIYKSVTNESWIYGEDKNLMSLNYNFYKVDNPFSANDFSLERSVIYKTNWYRAVDIWRQGRIY from the coding sequence ATGATACAGAAATCGCACTTGATTAAGTTTGATAAATACCTGATTATTATTTTTGCTTTAATAGGCATTTTGTTTTCCTGTGAAACAAATAAAAGAATAAGCAATCAGAATGTAGCTTTTTTATATAAAAGAGAAGCTGCCTCATTCAACCCTGAATTTTCAGTTCTTCATATAAACGATAGTGTTTCTGAACTACATTTTAAAATTAGCAGCAATCAAGTTCTTTACGCAAGAACAGCACCCGGAGCACCTTTTTCAGCCAATGTAACTCTATCCTACAGGATTTTTGATGATTATGAAGCACGTTTAACTTATGATACAAACAGTGTAAATATTAAGGATGTAGCAAATGAAGACCAATTGCGTGATTTAATTAGCACCATAAAATTTAAAGCCCTAAAAGGTTTTGATTATATTATGGAAATAACAGTTACAGATATTAACCGAAGCAAAACAAAGAAAACCTATATTACTATTGAAAAAAACAACTTAAACAACCGGCAGAATTTTTTAATGAATTCTCCTGAAACAGGCTCTCCCATATTTAAAAATCATATCAATAGCAACAGCGTTAAAATTAAATATGGTTTTCCTGCAACAACAGCTTTTGTTAGGTATTACAAAAGGGATTTTGAAATAGCGCCTCCCCCTTTTGTCACACTAAATCACCAGTCTTTTCATTATAAAGCCGACAGCATTTTCGAACTCCCGGTAAATGAAAATAATATCCTTATTGAAAATTTTAAATCCAAAGGTTTTTATCATATTCAAATCGACAGCGCCATAAATAAAGATGGCTTTACTTTGTATCATTTCAATGGAAATTTCCCGGAAATAAAAAATACTGAGGATATGATAAACCCTTTGAGGTATATAACCAGTAAGCAAGAATTTGAGGGGCTTGTAAATGCCGAAAATAAAAAAGAAGCCTTGGATAAATTCTGGCTTGATCTTGCAGGAAATCCAGAGAGAGCACGTGAATTAATCAGTATATTTTACAACAGAGTTCAGGACGCTAATTTGCATTTCACATCCTATATCGAAGGATGGAAGACTGACAGAGGAATGATTTATTTAATATTCGGCCCTCCGAATGTAATTTACAAAAGTGTTACCAACGAAAGTTGGATTTATGGAGAAGATAAAAACCTGATGTCTCTTAACTATAATTTTTACAAAGTGGACAATCCCTTTTCCGCCAATGATTTTAGCCTGGAAAGATCCGTTATATATAAAACAAACTGGTATAGGGCCGTTGATATATGGAGACAAGGAAGAATATATTGA
- a CDS encoding DNA recombination protein RmuC, with translation MNDKLGTQKAEVEQLQEKFNTQFENIANKILEEKSKKFTDQNKVNLDQIITPLRERIKDFEEKVDKTYKAESDERITLKAEIKNLVDLNKQISQEANNLARAMKGDNKFQGNWGEIILEKILERSGLIKDQEYKTQVNSSDEEGKRILPDVVIYLPDEKHIIIDSKVSLVAYESYVNSTTEENSLISIKNHIESIKSHIRNLSEKNYQNSSSFNSPDFVLLFVPIESSFGVAIQADQELFNYAWERKVVIVSPSTLLATLRTIASVWKQERQNKNALEIARQGGALFNKFVSFLEDLEKIDKGIKATAIAYDNAKKKLEGHGSLISRAENIRKLGAKATKAIPETFLTTDDTEIALD, from the coding sequence ATGAATGACAAGCTTGGAACTCAAAAAGCAGAAGTGGAACAACTTCAGGAAAAGTTTAACACTCAATTTGAAAACATTGCAAATAAAATTCTTGAAGAAAAAAGTAAAAAATTCACGGATCAGAATAAAGTAAACCTTGATCAAATAATAACCCCACTAAGAGAAAGAATAAAAGATTTTGAGGAAAAGGTTGACAAAACATACAAAGCTGAATCAGATGAACGAATTACCCTTAAGGCAGAAATAAAAAACCTTGTAGATTTAAATAAACAAATAAGCCAGGAAGCCAACAATCTTGCAAGGGCAATGAAGGGTGACAATAAATTTCAAGGTAACTGGGGAGAAATAATTCTTGAAAAAATTCTTGAAAGATCAGGCCTCATTAAAGATCAAGAGTACAAAACCCAAGTTAATAGCTCTGACGAAGAAGGAAAAAGAATTTTACCAGATGTTGTAATTTACCTTCCTGATGAAAAGCACATAATCATTGATTCTAAAGTTTCTCTTGTAGCCTATGAGTCTTATGTAAATTCAACTACTGAGGAGAACAGTTTAATATCCATTAAAAACCATATTGAATCAATCAAATCTCATATTAGAAATCTTAGTGAAAAAAATTACCAGAACTCCTCAAGTTTTAATTCTCCTGATTTCGTTTTACTTTTTGTCCCCATTGAATCATCATTTGGAGTAGCAATACAGGCAGATCAGGAACTATTTAATTACGCTTGGGAAAGAAAAGTTGTAATTGTTAGTCCATCAACCCTTCTTGCAACCCTACGAACCATTGCATCAGTTTGGAAACAAGAAAGACAAAATAAGAATGCATTGGAAATTGCACGACAGGGGGGAGCTTTATTTAACAAATTTGTAAGCTTTTTGGAAGATTTGGAAAAAATTGACAAAGGAATTAAAGCCACTGCTATAGCATACGATAATGCAAAAAAGAAATTAGAAGGACATGGGAGTCTGATTTCACGGGCTGAGAATATTCGCAAGCTAGGAGCAAAAGCAACCAAAGCAATCCCTGAAACTTTTTTAACTACTGATGATACAGAAATCGCACTTGATTAA
- a CDS encoding citrate (Si)-synthase, eukaryotic, with the protein MDKLKEKFAAKAIPMAAEIKTIIKEHGEKVIGEYTVAQVYQGMKGMLGMVTETSKLDPEEGIRFRGYSIPELREKLPKAPGGTEPLPEGIFYLMMVGELPTEEEVKSLSNDWARRSIVPRHVFDTLDSLPMSTHPMTQFSIAVMAMQTESLFAAAYKKGISKKEYWDYTYEDSMNLIARLPRIAAYIYRKKYKNNVHIEPDHKLDWAANLAHMMGYESFDFKRLMRLYLTIHVDHEGGNVSAHATHLVGSALSDPYLAFAAGMNGLAGPLHGLANQEVIQWILKLREELGGGLPSKEQIAEYIQRTLAEGKVVPGYGHAVLRKTDPRFTAQQDFYKTYIKKDDICEIVQMVYEVAPDILASTGKIKNPWPNVDAHSGALLVHYGMTEYEFYTVLFGVSRALGVLASLIWDRALGSPLERPSSITTEGMKKKIGIQVS; encoded by the coding sequence ATGGATAAACTGAAAGAGAAATTTGCTGCAAAAGCAATTCCAATGGCCGCCGAAATTAAAACCATCATTAAGGAACATGGTGAAAAAGTAATTGGAGAATACACAGTTGCCCAAGTGTACCAGGGCATGAAGGGTATGTTAGGAATGGTAACGGAAACATCAAAACTAGACCCTGAAGAGGGAATTAGATTTAGAGGTTATAGTATACCTGAATTAAGAGAGAAATTGCCAAAAGCGCCTGGAGGTACAGAGCCTTTGCCTGAAGGGATTTTCTATTTGATGATGGTTGGGGAGCTTCCAACAGAAGAAGAAGTTAAAAGTTTAAGTAATGATTGGGCAAGAAGAAGTATTGTTCCGCGCCATGTTTTCGATACGCTTGATTCATTGCCCATGTCAACACATCCAATGACCCAATTTAGTATTGCGGTTATGGCAATGCAGACTGAATCACTGTTTGCCGCTGCTTATAAAAAAGGAATTAGCAAAAAGGAATATTGGGATTATACATATGAAGATTCAATGAATCTTATTGCCAGGCTGCCTAGGATTGCCGCATATATTTATAGAAAAAAATATAAAAACAATGTTCATATTGAACCAGATCATAAACTTGACTGGGCGGCTAATTTAGCCCATATGATGGGTTATGAATCGTTTGATTTTAAAAGATTAATGCGTCTTTATCTTACAATTCATGTTGATCATGAAGGAGGAAATGTAAGTGCACATGCAACTCATTTAGTTGGTTCTGCTTTAAGTGATCCATACCTTGCTTTCGCAGCAGGAATGAACGGGCTTGCTGGTCCATTGCATGGATTAGCAAATCAGGAAGTAATCCAGTGGATACTGAAGCTTCGTGAAGAGTTAGGTGGTGGCTTACCATCCAAAGAACAAATTGCTGAATATATTCAGAGAACGCTTGCCGAAGGAAAAGTTGTTCCCGGCTATGGTCATGCAGTTTTAAGAAAAACCGATCCTCGTTTTACTGCCCAACAGGATTTTTATAAAACATATATTAAAAAAGACGATATATGCGAAATCGTTCAAATGGTTTATGAAGTGGCTCCAGATATTCTTGCATCAACCGGAAAAATTAAAAATCCATGGCCAAATGTTGATGCTCATTCCGGTGCGCTTTTAGTTCATTATGGGATGACAGAATATGAGTTTTATACTGTATTGTTTGGTGTTTCCAGAGCATTAGGAGTTCTTGCTTCTCTAATTTGGGACAGAGCATTAGGAAGTCCATTAGAAAGACCTAGTTCTATAACTACTGAAGGGATGAAGAAAAAAATTGGAATACAAGTTTCATAA